One stretch of Candidatus Bathyarchaeia archaeon DNA includes these proteins:
- the twy1 gene encoding 4-demethylwyosine synthase TYW1: MQNLVPKALIQALQKQKYHLVGSHSAVKRCKWFYEALTSGRSCYKQKFYGINSHQCIQMSPALFYCTQQCLFCWRAQNGDLQINWDEMQLPQWDPPEEIAQGILKAQDRILSGYKGHPKTDPQKFREAHRPRHVAISLTGEPTMYEPLGELLRTLRNKELTTFLVSNGNLPEKIAALGQEPTQLYVSVCAPNKQTFKQVCRPQLPDAWERLNETLALLPSFSCPTVIRSTLVRDLNMTDVEGYARLVAKAEPTYVEAKAYMHVGFSGLRLGFDRMPSHEEVYDFALALSEKTGYRILDESADSRVVLLSKLEKPIRFGSSQN, translated from the coding sequence CTCTCATTCAAGCTTTGCAGAAACAAAAGTATCACCTTGTAGGCAGCCACTCCGCCGTGAAACGCTGTAAATGGTTCTACGAAGCCTTAACCAGCGGCAGGTCATGCTACAAGCAAAAGTTCTATGGCATAAACAGTCATCAATGCATCCAGATGTCGCCCGCCCTTTTCTATTGCACTCAACAGTGCTTGTTCTGCTGGAGAGCCCAAAACGGAGACCTGCAAATTAACTGGGACGAAATGCAGCTGCCCCAATGGGACCCGCCGGAGGAGATTGCACAAGGAATCTTGAAGGCACAGGACCGGATTCTGTCGGGGTATAAGGGACACCCCAAAACGGACCCGCAAAAGTTTCGGGAAGCTCACAGACCAAGGCATGTTGCCATCAGTTTAACGGGGGAACCGACGATGTATGAGCCGCTTGGGGAGTTACTGCGAACGCTGCGTAACAAGGAGTTAACGACGTTTCTGGTTTCAAACGGTAATTTACCCGAAAAAATTGCCGCTTTAGGGCAGGAACCCACGCAGTTGTATGTTTCGGTTTGTGCCCCAAACAAGCAGACGTTTAAGCAGGTTTGTCGTCCCCAATTGCCTGATGCGTGGGAACGGCTAAATGAAACGTTGGCGTTGTTGCCCAGTTTTAGCTGTCCGACTGTTATTCGTTCAACGCTTGTGAGGGACTTGAACATGACTGATGTGGAGGGTTATGCGCGGTTGGTGGCGAAGGCGGAGCCGACGTATGTTGAGGCTAAGGCGTATATGCATGTGGGTTTTTCGGGGTTGCGTTTGGGCTTTGACCGCATGCCTAGCCATGAGGAGGTTTACGATTTTGCGTTGGCGTTATCTGAGAAAACGGGGTATCGGATTTTGGATGAGTCGGCGGATAGCAGGGTGGTTTTACTAAGTAAACTGGAGAAACCAATACGGTTTGGTTCGTCCCAGAATTAA